A genomic stretch from Setaria viridis chromosome 1, Setaria_viridis_v4.0, whole genome shotgun sequence includes:
- the LOC117842624 gene encoding protein NDL1: protein MGDSGGSVVSVDVERISFGGKEHHIQTNHGPVSVAVYGDHDKPALVTYPDIALNHMSCFQGLLFCPEAASLLLHNFCIYHISPPGHELGAAPISPNAPIPSVDDLADQVADVLDFFGLGSVMCFGVTAGAYILTLFASKYRERVLGLILVSPLCKGPTWTEWLYSKVTSNLLYYYGMCGLVKECLLQRYFSKEVRGFSELPESDIVQACKSLLDQRQSMNVWRFVQTMNERYDLTEQLKQLQCRTLIFVGENSQFHTEAVHMTSKLDRRYCALVEVQACGSLVTEEQPHAMLIPMEYFFMGYGLYRPSQLDCSPRSPLSPFCISPELLSPESMGVKLKPIKTRVRLEV, encoded by the exons atGGGGGACTCCGGCGGCTCCGTCGTGTCCGTCGACGTCGAGCGCATCTCCTTCGGCGGCAAG GAACACCATATACAGACAAATCACGGACCTGTATCTGTTGCAGTCTATGGTGACCATGACAAGCCTGCCCTTGTTACTTACCCAGATATTGCTCTAAATC ATATGTCTTGCTTCCAAggattattgttctgtcctgaAGCTGCTTCGCTGCTGCTTCACAATTTTTGCATTTACCATATTAGCCCCCCAGGACATGAG TTAGGAGCTGCTCCAATTTCGCCGAATGCTCCTATACCCTCTGTTGATGACTTGGCAGATCAAGTTGCAGATGTCCTCGATTTCTTTGG ATTAGGCTCTGTCATGTGCTTTGGTGTCACTGCAGGTGCCTACATTCTTACTCTGTTTGCG TCAAAGTATAGGGAGCGTGTGTTAGGTCTTATCCTTGTTTCACCTCTATGTAAAGGCCCCACTTGGACTGAGTGGTTATACAGTAAG GTGACTTCCAATTTGCTGTATTATTATGGGATGTGCGGATTGGTGAAGGAGTGCCTACTTCAGCGGTACTTCAGCAAG GAAGTGCGAGGGTTCTCTGAATTACCCGAATCAGATATAGTGCAGGCTTGTAAAAGC TTGCTAGATCAGCGGCAGAGCATGAATGTATGGCGCTTTGTACAGACAATGAATGA GAGATACGACTTGACTGAACAACTAAAGCAGCTTCAGTGTAGAACCCTGATTTTTGTTGGTGAGAATTCTCAGTTTCACACTGAGGCTGTTCACATGACATCAAAACTCGACAGGAGATATTGTGCTCTAGTTGAG GTCCAAGCATGCGGGTCACTCGTAACCGAGGAGCAACCGCATGCAATGCTAATTCCGATGGAGTACTTCTTCATGGGATATGGTCTGTACAGGCCGAGCCAGCTCGACTGCAGCCCGCGCAGCCCCCTGAGCCCATTCTGTATATCGCCAGAGCTCCTGTCGCCCGAGAGCATGGGAGTGAAGCTAAAGCCGATCAAGACACGAGTCAGGCTTGAAGTGTAG
- the LOC117847469 gene encoding probable F-box protein At4g22030 yields the protein MEGLLQSQVGAAPLPAATRPHIGRKNRLPCARASVRGGVRQLALSIDELRLARDAVVAGGADDHAVNGHAPAGGKAAEKLRAVAEAAADRAEMHDIIGRQRDNWNHLLLHSTNSLTLAASVMAALAPAAPSMVALKASAGVLLATAAVTMAAVNKIQPSQLAEEQRNATRLWRQLERDVRAALDCHGATPAATEAYVQDAMDRVLALDAAYPLPLLPGMLDKFPKTLEPTRWWPKRQVKNSKPANNGTRRGATAGNGWTQDLEDEMRGIVRVLRAKDEQEYVTAGKRVLAVNRVLAVAGPALAGAGAAAAAFAGAAGEAGSWASGAAVLCGALAAAANTVEHGGQLGMLFELCRNVSGFYRKVQEDIEACLDEADVERRENGEVFEAKVALLLGRSTSDLRQFREMASPSFKDEDMKDFAGKLF from the coding sequence ATGGAAGGACTTCTCCAGTCGCAAgtcggcgccgcgccgctcccggCGGCGACGCGCCCGCACATCGGGAGGAAGAACCGGCTGCCGTGCGCCCGGGCGAGCGtgcgcggcggcgtccggcagCTGGCGCTCAGCATCGACGAGCTGAGGCTCGCCCGGGACgcggtcgtcgccggcggcgccgacgaccaCGCCGTGAACGGGCACGCGCCCGCCGGCGGCAAGGCGGCCGAGAAGCTCcgcgcggtggcggaggcggcggcggaccgcGCCGAGATGCACGACATCATCGGGCGGCAGCGGGACAACTGGAATCACctgctgctccactccaccaactccctcACGCTCGCGGCCTCCGTCATGGCcgcgctcgcgcccgccgcgccgagcATGGTCGCGCTCAAGGCCTCCGCCGGAgtcctcctcgccaccgccgccgtcaccatgGCCGCTGTCAACAAGATCCAGCCGTCGCAGCTCGCCGAGGAGCAGCGCAACGCCACGCGCCTCTGGAGGCAGCTCGAGCGCGACGTCCGCGCCGCGCTCGACTGCCACggggcgacgccggcggccaccgaGGCCTACGTCCAGGACGCCATGGACAGGGTGCTCGCGCTCGACGCGGCGTacccgctgccgctgctccccGGCATGCTCGACAAGTTCCCCAAGACCCTCGAGCCCACCCGGTGGTGGCCGAAACGGCAGGTCAAGAACAGCAAGCCGGCCAACAATGGCACCCGGCGAGGCGCCACGGCCGGGAACGGCTGGACGCAGGACCTGGAAGACGAGATGCGCGGCATCGTGCGGGTGCTCAGGGCCAAGGACGAGCAGGAGTACGTGACGGCCGGCAAGCGTGTCCTCGCCGTCAACCGGGTCCTCGCCGTGGCCGGGCCGGCGCTCgctggcgcgggcgcggccgccgcggccttcgccggcgccgccggcgaggccggctCCTGGGCCTCCGGCGCGGCCGTCCTCTGCGGCGcgctggcagcggcggcgaatACGGTGGAGCACGGTGGGCAGCTGGGCATGCTATTCGAGCTGTGCCGCAACGTCTCCGGGTTCTACCGCAAGGTCCAGGAGGACATCGAGGCGTGCCTGGACGAGGCCGACGTCGAGCGGAGGGAGAACGGCGAGGTGTTCGAGGCGAAGGTGGCGCTGCTGCTCGGCCGGAGCACGTCGGACCTCAGGCAGTTCAGGGAGATGGCGTCGCCGTCGTTCAAGGACGAGGACATGAAGGATTTCGCCGGGAAACTGTTTTAG